A window of Campylobacter pinnipediorum subsp. pinnipediorum contains these coding sequences:
- a CDS encoding DUF6394 family protein has product MNWGKVVYVFFALMSLTTAAEFLYDKNEIALFVAASINLVSTLLKIGVRNILSAELFASSLVADLHLIPAFVVLQVNANMTLAYSLVIGAVIANVFSLALVLVESNKAQEEF; this is encoded by the coding sequence ATGAATTGGGGTAAAGTTGTATATGTATTTTTCGCTCTTATGAGCCTTACTACTGCTGCTGAGTTTTTATATGATAAAAATGAAATCGCTTTATTTGTCGCTGCTAGTATAAATTTAGTATCAACACTGCTTAAAATAGGTGTTAGAAACATACTATCAGCCGAACTTTTTGCAAGTTCTTTGGTTGCGGATTTACACCTAATACCGGCATTTGTTGTATTGCAAGTTAATGCAAATATGACACTTGCATATTCACTTGTAATAGGTGCGGTTATAGCAAATGTATTTTCACTAGCTTTGGTTTTAGTCGAATCAAACAAAGCACAAGAAGAATTTTAG
- the secF gene encoding protein translocase subunit SecF, which translates to MQIFTKAKVYDFMKFKIPTTILSAILFFGSIFLLTTKGLNYGIDFAGGTLIQLKYDKEVSLDKVREALAVNETLKNASVTKFGNEKDTHEIIVRFLGSSSDIGSDAGDTVKQLLKDTGNVEVRRVDVVGPKVGGELRSKALMAIFISFGAVLIYIALRFEWRFAIAAIISEIHDIIITMGAISLFAIDVNLDTLAAILTVLGYSLNDTIIIFDRIREGITTSKRNDIAGIINESVSSTLSRTILTSSSTFIVVFILYNFGGDMISGFSFVLMVGVLVGTLSSVYIASAFLIWLNFSVEQYRNRLNEKLKQKRERERERAKFEKGVV; encoded by the coding sequence ATGCAGATATTTACAAAGGCTAAAGTTTATGATTTTATGAAATTTAAAATTCCTACAACCATACTTTCTGCCATATTATTTTTTGGATCTATATTTTTACTTACCACAAAAGGTTTAAATTACGGTATAGATTTTGCGGGCGGAACGCTTATACAGTTAAAATACGACAAAGAGGTTTCATTAGATAAAGTAAGAGAAGCACTTGCTGTAAATGAGACACTAAAAAATGCATCAGTTACAAAATTTGGAAATGAAAAAGACACACACGAAATAATAGTTCGTTTTTTAGGCTCTAGTTCTGATATAGGTTCTGATGCTGGAGATACTGTAAAACAACTCTTAAAAGATACAGGAAATGTTGAAGTTAGAAGGGTTGATGTGGTTGGACCAAAGGTTGGTGGAGAGCTTAGAAGTAAAGCACTTATGGCTATTTTTATATCTTTTGGTGCGGTTTTGATATACATTGCTTTAAGATTTGAATGGAGATTTGCCATAGCTGCGATCATATCTGAAATTCACGATATCATAATAACAATGGGGGCTATATCTTTATTTGCTATAGATGTAAACTTAGACACATTGGCAGCGATTTTAACAGTGCTTGGATACTCGCTAAATGACACAATAATCATCTTTGACAGGATAAGAGAAGGAATCACAACAAGCAAGAGAAATGATATAGCTGGGATAATCAACGAATCCGTATCATCTACCCTATCAAGAACGATACTAACATCAAGTTCTACATTTATAGTTGTATTTATTCTTTATAACTTTGGTGGAGATATGATTAGCGGATTTTCATTTGTACTTATGGTTGGTGTCCTTGTAGGAACACTAAGCTCTGTTTATATAGCTTCAGCTTTTCTTATATGGCTAAATTTTAGTGTTGAACAATACAGAAACAGACTAAATGAAAAACTAAAACAAAAAAGAGAACGTGAAAGAGAGAGAGCAAAATTTGAAAAAGGTGTGGTATAA
- the leuS gene encoding leucine--tRNA ligase — protein sequence MAYKPLKIEKKWQEKWQETGEFEPKDDYTLPKKYILSMFPYPSGRIHMGHVRNYSIGDAFARYYRNQGYNVLHPIGFDSFGMPAENAAIKHKIHPKKWTYENIDYMKKELASLGLSFSKNRELATSDPLYTKWEQSFFIKMFEKGLVYRKSAIVNWCEHDQTVLANEQVEDGCCWRCGNQVIQKELPGYYLKITDYADELLDDLKTLEGKWPSQVLSMQENWIGKSYGLEFKLFLDDESQKKLNNKFDGFSVFTTRPDTIYGVSYTALSPEHPIVKTLLDLNLLDDDKKTKIKTILNQSPRERQASEKDGVFLGIYVNHPLTDEKIPVWVANFILSDYGSGAIMAVPAHDQRDFEFANKFNLAIKPVVKSLDENCDSTKANSDYGISINSPLINDLSSQKAKEKIISYFEDKNLGKRVTNFKLRDWGISRQRYWGAPIPVVHCKDCGAVPENTQNLPVALPDDVEITGEGNPLDKHPTWKFTKCPKCGKDAVRETDTMDTFFQSSWYFARYASDHKTWEDCAFDKQSVDYWMNVDQYIGGIEHAILHLLYARFFQKALRDLGLLSNDEPFLNLLTQGMVLKDGAKMSKSKGNVVDPDSIINKYGADTARLFILFAAPPQKELDWNDSAVEGSYRFLNRLWEKSMSAIKTDKIPSIDHSSLTKEEKYARLKVYEALKKSKDVFNESFTFNTLIAACMEALNALNAQSNEKVTTEGIYIILNLLEPIVPHICCELSEELFKRANFGELKILDEVFVKDSFKLAVTVNGKKRAEFEISNETNEADIIKLAKEQVSKWIENKEIIKEIYIKEKLVNLVVKG from the coding sequence ATGGCTTATAAACCATTAAAAATAGAAAAAAAATGGCAGGAAAAATGGCAGGAAACTGGCGAGTTTGAGCCAAAAGATGATTATACATTACCAAAAAAATATATCTTAAGTATGTTTCCTTATCCTAGTGGTAGGATACATATGGGACACGTAAGAAATTATTCTATAGGTGATGCATTTGCTAGATATTATAGAAATCAAGGCTACAACGTGCTTCATCCTATCGGTTTTGATAGCTTTGGTATGCCTGCTGAAAATGCTGCTATAAAGCATAAAATTCATCCTAAAAAATGGACTTATGAAAATATTGACTATATGAAAAAAGAGCTTGCAAGTCTAGGGCTTTCTTTTTCAAAAAATAGAGAACTAGCTACATCTGATCCACTATATACAAAATGGGAACAAAGCTTTTTTATAAAGATGTTTGAAAAAGGCTTAGTATATAGAAAAAGTGCTATCGTAAACTGGTGCGAACACGATCAGACAGTATTAGCAAATGAACAAGTTGAAGATGGTTGTTGTTGGAGATGTGGCAATCAAGTAATACAAAAAGAGCTTCCAGGGTATTATTTAAAAATAACAGACTATGCTGATGAGCTACTTGATGATTTAAAGACATTGGAAGGAAAATGGCCAAGCCAAGTTTTAAGCATGCAAGAAAACTGGATAGGCAAGAGCTACGGCCTTGAGTTTAAACTTTTCTTAGATGATGAATCACAAAAAAAACTAAATAACAAATTTGATGGTTTTAGTGTATTTACAACAAGGCCTGACACTATATATGGAGTTAGTTACACAGCTTTATCTCCTGAACACCCTATCGTAAAAACTTTACTTGATTTAAATTTATTAGATGACGATAAAAAAACCAAGATAAAAACCATATTAAACCAAAGCCCAAGAGAGAGACAAGCAAGTGAAAAAGATGGTGTATTCTTAGGAATTTATGTAAACCATCCTTTGACTGATGAAAAAATACCTGTTTGGGTTGCAAATTTTATCTTGTCTGATTATGGTAGTGGTGCCATTATGGCTGTTCCAGCTCATGATCAAAGAGACTTTGAGTTTGCAAATAAATTCAATCTTGCTATAAAACCTGTTGTTAAGTCTTTAGATGAAAATTGTGATAGCACAAAGGCAAATAGTGATTATGGAATTTCTATAAATTCTCCTCTTATAAATGACCTTAGCAGCCAAAAGGCAAAAGAAAAAATAATATCATATTTTGAAGATAAAAATTTAGGCAAAAGAGTAACGAACTTCAAACTTAGAGATTGGGGAATTTCTCGCCAGAGATACTGGGGCGCTCCTATACCTGTTGTGCATTGTAAAGACTGTGGTGCAGTGCCTGAAAATACACAAAACCTACCTGTTGCATTACCAGATGATGTTGAGATAACAGGAGAGGGAAATCCACTAGATAAGCACCCTACTTGGAAATTTACAAAATGTCCAAAATGCGGAAAAGATGCTGTAAGGGAGACTGATACAATGGATACATTCTTCCAAAGTTCTTGGTATTTTGCAAGATATGCAAGCGATCATAAGACTTGGGAAGATTGTGCTTTTGATAAACAAAGTGTTGATTATTGGATGAATGTTGATCAATACATAGGCGGTATAGAACATGCTATATTGCACCTACTTTATGCCAGATTTTTCCAAAAAGCTTTAAGGGATTTGGGATTACTTAGCAATGATGAACCGTTTTTAAATTTATTAACACAAGGAATGGTTTTAAAAGATGGTGCTAAAATGAGCAAGAGTAAAGGAAATGTAGTAGACCCTGATAGTATTATAAATAAATATGGTGCTGATACGGCTAGGTTGTTTATACTATTTGCAGCACCTCCACAAAAAGAACTTGACTGGAACGATAGTGCAGTAGAAGGCTCTTATAGGTTTTTAAATAGACTTTGGGAAAAGTCAATGAGTGCAATAAAAACAGATAAAATACCAAGCATAGATCACAGTTCTTTAACCAAAGAAGAAAAATATGCTAGACTAAAAGTCTATGAAGCGCTAAAAAAATCAAAAGATGTATTTAACGAAAGCTTTACTTTTAATACACTTATAGCAGCTTGTATGGAAGCTCTAAATGCTTTAAATGCTCAATCAAACGAAAAAGTAACAACAGAGGGAATTTATATAATCCTAAATTTACTAGAACCAATAGTTCCTCATATATGTTGTGAGTTGAGCGAAGAGCTATTTAAAAGAGCAAATTTTGGTGAACTTAAAATTTTAGATGAAGTTTTTGTAAAAGATAGCTTTAAACTAG